atagagctagaggtctgatttttggtatatagggataacttagcaatacaatttttttgacaaaatgtcacgtgacctcggtgacctttgacctcaatatacatatttgtccataactcagtaaccacaagtgctacacccttcatatatggtatgatacttatgacgccacatattttacctcattaattatgcacatatctaatttgagtgagccaatggagccagaggtctgatttttggtatatagggataacttagcaataccattttttgacaaaatgttacgtgacctcagtgacatttgaattcaaatatacatatttgtccataactcagtaaccacaagtggtacacccttcatatttggtatgatggaagaccttatgacaccacatactgtacctcattaattatgtgcatatctaattctgagcaagccaatataactggatttctgatttttggtatatagggataactataggatagaaattttttgaccaaatgtcatgtgacctcgatgaccttttacctaaaatatacgtttatgtcaataaataagtaaccacaagtgctatgtcctttatatttagtaggatgggagaccttatgacaacacaggctttatttcattaattatgcacatatctaattctgggcaagcgaattgagctagaggtctgatttttggcatatagggattaattagcaatacaatttttttcaaaatgtcacgtgaccttgatgacctttgaccttgattatacatatatatgcataactcagtaaccacaagttctataccctccaattttgatagggtattagaccttaagatgtcacatcttgtacctcatttattatgcgcatatgtatttcttggctggccaatacagctagaggtctgatcttttttcccgatttagaaccataacttagacatgcctcatgtgtttcaaattgggaacaacgacatagacctatgtgcccatagatctcaacatatacactccagttatacttcttaatgaccacatttccctgccccatcaacacttatactcctattacaagtggggactatgtcattgtcaatgacttgtttaaaaGTACTTCAGTACTTCCATGGGCTACTTCTAAGGCTAAACCCATCAAAGAAACTGTTCCATGGCAGAAGTGGCTATATGCAGATCCAAAACACAGCCGGACTGTTTATTACAATGACATTCTCCCAACTATGTACAAGGCAGCATATCCACATCTCCAAAGTAAATTCCAAGACTATCTTTACAAAGAAAGAAGAGAACGGTACATAAGAAAACAAGTTTTGGATGATTTGAAAAAGAAGTTTAACTTCAAGACTTCTCAAAATGATGCTGCCTATGGGAAGTTCATTAACATGAAGCAAACTCCAAGAGTGTCCTACGTGGAAATGTGTGAAAGAGGAGTGAAGGAATTAAATAagtttttaaaagaagaaaTAAATGCAGAAGAAGAGAAGATAAAGGAAAAATACTTGACAATCTTTGATGACTCGGGCAAACATTTAAAGCCTTGGGCTACGGAACAGAAGGCATACTATGATGAAGTCATGGAAGCACTTCATGACCTTGAGAGTGACACAACAGAGTTCCTTGCTGAACTGGAGAAGACGTTGACCAAACTAAGAAGTATATTCAGCGGTTTGAGCTCAGGAAGCAGGAAAAAGAGTCGAAAAATCAAGGAGAATAGAAGGAAGGCAAAGAAACGCAGAAAAGATAGATTCCGGGAAGGAGTGATGGCCCTTCTTAGAAGAACAACATCTACAGAAATTGCTGCAAAATGCTTTCCATCAAGCATTGATGAACCAGAGATGCAGATCTCAGACATTGATGACTTATCAGGGTAGATCATGTGATAATATTGAGTTATTGCGTATTAGGAGGTCAACGTTCAAGATATTGTCAAAGAGTAAATGCAAAacttatattatttttttattttttatttattctttaattCGAGAGCGTACTCATGAAACCAgaggaaaacacaaaaaaaaacttactctacaagaaaataaaataaaactagaCATACTCTTCACTTGGAGCACAAGTACATAAAGCTTAAAAACAttctgagaaaatcttgagCC
This genomic window from Ptychodera flava strain L36383 chromosome 10, AS_Pfla_20210202, whole genome shotgun sequence contains:
- the LOC139141530 gene encoding uncharacterized protein; its protein translation is MDSLSTMCKQNEDSALRYGIQRASNIFVLKSVFGGKTAVGKMVTVVTILENSEEEKQQPCLGMLVYEGASKVIATLDEDDCNHLELKTLSKEKPGLVKMFKMKVRQLKETVKKANIEKQTPSTSTKSWKQTVLPWATSKAKPIKETVPWQKWLYADPKHSRTVYYNDILPTMYKAAYPHLQSKFQDYLYKERRERYIRKQVLDDLKKKFNFKTSQNDAAYGKFINMKQTPRVSYVEMCERGVKELNKFLKEEINAEEEKIKEKYLTIFDDSGKHLKPWATEQKAYYDEVMEALHDLESDTTEFLAELEKTLTKLRSIFSGLSSGSRKKSRKIKENRRKAKKRRKDRFREGVMALLRRTTSTEIAAKCFPSSIDEPEMQISDIDDLSG